A DNA window from Loxodonta africana isolate mLoxAfr1 chromosome 7, mLoxAfr1.hap2, whole genome shotgun sequence contains the following coding sequences:
- the LOC100669763 gene encoding serum amyloid A-2 protein-like isoform X1 — MKLFTGLMFCSLVLGVSSQGWWSFIPEAVGGAWDMWRAYSDMREADYIGADKYFHARGNYDAARRGPGGAWAAEVISDAREGFQSFTGRGDEDTRADQEANKWGRSGKDPNHFRPHGLPDKY, encoded by the exons ATGAAGCTTTTCACAGGCCTCATGTTCTGCTCCTTGGTCCTGGGAGTCAGCAGCCAAGGCTGGTGGAGCTTCATCCCTGAGGCTGTTGGAG gGGCTTGGGACATGTGGAGGGCCTACAGCGACATGAGAGAAGCCGATTACATAGGTGCAGACAAATACTTCCATGCTCGAGGGAACTATGACGCTGCACGAAGGGGACCTGGGGGTGCCTGGGCAGCTGAAGTGATCAG CGATGCCAGAGAGGGTTTTCAGTCCTTCACAGGCCGTGGAGATGAAGACACGAGGGCTGACCAGGAAGCCAACAAATGGGGCCGCAGTGGCAAAGACCCCAATCACTTCAGACCTCATGGGCTGCCTGACAAGTACTGA
- the LOC100669763 gene encoding serum amyloid A protein-like isoform X2, translating into MWRAYSDMREADYIGADKYFHARGNYDAARRGPGGAWAAEVISDAREGFQSFTGRGDEDTRADQEANKWGRSGKDPNHFRPHGLPDKY; encoded by the exons ATGTGGAGGGCCTACAGCGACATGAGAGAAGCCGATTACATAGGTGCAGACAAATACTTCCATGCTCGAGGGAACTATGACGCTGCACGAAGGGGACCTGGGGGTGCCTGGGCAGCTGAAGTGATCAG CGATGCCAGAGAGGGTTTTCAGTCCTTCACAGGCCGTGGAGATGAAGACACGAGGGCTGACCAGGAAGCCAACAAATGGGGCCGCAGTGGCAAAGACCCCAATCACTTCAGACCTCATGGGCTGCCTGACAAGTACTGA